In Methanomassiliicoccales archaeon, the genomic window ATATATTTATCCCATAAGGAAGTGGAGCAACCAGGCATCTTCTTTGCTCACCAAACGACTCGATAATGGAACCCGGTGATGACGAAGGAATGGAACCGATGGGCCAATCCCGTCGTTTCGTCAGAAATCAATTAACTACCAGCACCTTGACTGATTCAGTGCGGTGACGTCAAGATGCCGTTCAAGAGCGAGAACACGTTCCTGACCATGGTCAATGCCAGGGACGAGAGCCATTTTCACGTGAGATATGAAAGGGCGGTCTCTAATCTGGAATGCCTGAAGGGAGAGACCACTGATTATCCGATGTTCATCAACGGGAAAACGGTCAGGACGGAAAAATACTTCGACGACCTCAGCCCGGTCGACACCAGCATCGTGGTCGGTCGGTTCCCGAAGGGAACGAAGGAGGATGTCAACGCCGCCGTCGATGCGGCCCGAAAGGCCGCCCCCAAATGGCGGCGCATGGACCTGGACTCACGTTTGGCGATATTCAAGAAGACGGCCGAGATCATGAACTCGGAGAAGTTCGAACTGGCCGCCGCGTTGACGATGGATGCCGGCAAGAACCGGTATGAGGCGGTGGCGGAGGTCGACGAAGCGGTCGACTTCGTCCGTTACTACACGGACACCATGGCGGAATATAACGGCTTTGTCGAGGACACGAAGCCTGCATATGATGACGAGTTCCCTATCAGCGTCATGGTGCCATGGGGAGCGTTCGCGGTCGTAGCACCGTTCAACTTCCCCATGGCCATAACCACCGGGATGACGGCGGCGGCACTCATCACAGGGAACACGGTGGTGCTCAAACCCTCCTCCGCCGCCCCCATGATGCCATACCTGCTGTACGACGTGCTATGGAGGGCGGGACTGCCTCCAGGGGTGCTGAACGTGGTCTCAGGGTCGGGAGGCGAGGTGGGGGACGCCCTGGTCCGACATCCAGAGATAAACGGAATAGCCTTCACCGGATCGAAGCAGGTCGGCTACGAGCTGATCTCCATGAACCCGAAGCGGTACCCTATTCCGGTCATAACGGAGATGGGCGGCAAGAACCCATGCATCGTCTCTGACAAGGCCGACCTGGGCCAGGCCATCCCGGGCGTGATCGGTTCGGCCTATACCTACTGTGGGCAGAAATGCTCGGCCCTTTCGCGCGTCTATGTACAGGAGAAGGTCTACAAGGAGTTCATGAAGTTGCTGGTGAACACCGTCCGATCGCTCAAGGTGGCCGATCCCAGGGAGAACGACACGGTGCTCGGGCCGCTGATACATGGCGAGGCCCGCCAGAAGTTCGACGAATACGTCGAGATCGCCCAGAGGGACGGGGGCAAGGTGACCGGGGGGAAGCACGTGGAGGACGGCGATCTGGGCCGCGGGTTCTACGTCGAACCGACCATAGTGGAGAACCTGCCGGAAGACCACAAACTGGTCAAACAGGAGCTGTTCGTGCCGATCCTGTGCGTGCAGAAGTACCGCAAGTTCGAGGATGCGGTCCGTATGGCGAACGACGTGGAGTATGGTTTGACCGCGGGGATATACAGCCGGGACCACAATGAGCTGGACCACTTCTTCGAGAACATCGAGGCGGGGGTGGTGTACGCGAACCGCCGACGGGGGGCGACCACCGGGTCCATGGTAGGGGCCCAGCCTTTCGGCGGATGGAAACAATCGGGCAGCACCGGCAAGAACTCCGGTTCACCGTGGTATCTGACCCAATACATGAAGATGCAATCAAGGACGCTTGGAAAATGAAACAGAACGAAAAGGATGGATGGAGGAAAGAGAGATGGCAGACACTTTCGTGGTCATGGTCACTTTGGACGGCAGGGACCAGTTCAACCGAATTCTGGAGGGCGAGAGTGCGGCAAAGGCCGCGGCGAAACGCTACGCAAAGGACATACTGACCCTTCAGGAGAAGGGGGACCAGGGCTGCTGGGAGGTATTCACCTCCAAGGTCGTCGACCGGCAATCCTTCTCGTTTTCGGGGCCGAACATGCTGCTCAATGCCCCAAAGGGAGAAAGGATGATGGCGGGTTCGAGCGGTACCTCGTGCGAACAGAGCTGGCGCATGTTGATGTATGCCAGAAGGAACACGCTGGACAAAGGCACGACGATAAAGGCGGAGATGTGCTGCGGCATTTGACCAGATCGGTTCCCTTCCCCAAGCCCAGGGATCCATTCCATTTCGATCAGATCGTTGAATGTCCTGGAAGTAAAGATCATCAAGGCATCGGCGGCAGATCTCAGTCCTGGTGGAACCGGAACCTGCCTTCCGGCACTTCGATCTCGAACATCACGCCCTTCCCCGGCTCTCCGGCCTCTTTGATCCGGATGTCGGTGATGGATAGGATCTCCATGCAAAGATGAAGGCCGAGACCGGTGCCCTTCCCGAAACCCATCTCGAAGATCATCTCCTTGTCCATGGCCGGTATGCCCGGCCCATGATCCTCGTAGACCATGACCAGTGACGTCCCTTCCATCCTGAACCCTATCTTCACCCGGACCGGTCGGTCCGCGTACTTGACCGTGTCCTCCATGATGTTGTGGAACACCTTGCCCAGCATCGGATCGGCATAGAGCTGCAGGGTCTCGATCCTGCTGTCCAGATCGATCTCGGAGATATCCTTCAGATCTGGCAGTTCTTGGATTATCTCGGCCACGTTCTGCCACCGGGGCGATACGGTACCCAGTTCCTGATAGTCCTTGGCGAACTGCAATTGGGAATCGATGATCTCGGTGGACCGCTCTATCCTGCGTAACCGGTCGGTCATGGCCGGTTCGTCGGCGGATGACCGCGCCAGGGACAGGTTGCCCTTCAGGACCATGAGCTGATTCATTATGTCATGGCGGGTGATGCTGTTCAGGATCCTCAGTTTCTCGTTGGCCCGCTTGAGCCTCGAATCGGCGTTCCGGCGCTCCGTTATGTCCCGGCACACCACGAGCATGGCTGGCCTATCGTTATGGTCGATCATGATGGCATTGATTTCCGACGGTATCTTCCTTCCATCCTTGGCCACATGGACGGTCTCGAAGATCGCAGAGTCCCTTTCCTGCAGGAACCATTTCTTTTCTGGGATGTCCCGCGCCTCTCCGGGGATATCGAGGTCCTCCGGGCTCATCATTAGCAACTCTTCCCTCGAATAACCAAAGCGCTCGCAGGCCAGATCGTTCACTTCCAAGAACATGCCGTTGGGCTCGTGGATCATCACCGCGTCCTGCATGTGGTTGAAGATCTCCCGAAACTTCTTTTCGCTCGCCTTGATCATCTCAGCATCCCGACGCTGTTCCGAAATATCCACCACGGAAGCGATGGTCCCTCCGTAGATGCCATTATCAAAGAGAGGCACCACCGTGACCTGGACCCAGATGAAGGTCCCATCGCCTCGCTTGAATCGATACTCGACCCGCCCTTTCTCTCCCTTGAGCCGGGCAGCAAAGTTCTTCCGCACCAGGTCCTTTTGTTCATCGGCCACCAGATCGATGGTCGAGAGCCCGACGATCTCCTCTGGCTTCCGGCGCAGCAGTTCCTGCACGGTCTTGTTGGCATAGACTATCTTGTTGGACTCGTCAGAGACCAATATCCCGATCGCCAGGTTGTTCAGTATGCGGTTGTGCCGCAGCTCGGTCTTCTCCACCATGCGCTTGGCCCGTTCCATCTCCGAAATGTCATGGATCAGGGAGAACAGAAGCGAGCGCCCTTCGAACTCGATCGGGCCGCTGAACACCTCCACATCACGCAGCTCTCCGTTGGCCAGCCGATGCTGGAAGACGAAGTACTGTTTCTTCTCCGAATGGGCAGCGTGCAGGCTCTCGGCGACGGTCCTGGGGTCCAGGGTGTTGATGTCGGAGATCCGCATTTCCAGCAAACGGTCCGGCCCATACCCATAGAATTCGATGGCTGCCTTGTTGGCATAGATGATGTCACCCTTGGACGGGTCGAGGATCATCATGTTGGCCTTATTATTGTCCAGCAGACCCAGGATGTTCTCCTCCCGGATCCTGAACTCCATCTCCCGCAAGGACTGGATGGTAACGTCCATGAAGCTCCAGAACCGTCCCACCACTTCCGTTCCCAGCATGACCGGCTTCGAACAGGCTTCGAACTTCCGACCATCGGAGAACTCGATGGTCCATCTCCTCTCGTCGAGCGGATGGGCATAGACGTCCTCGATGAAAGACACGAACTTGTCCGGCGCCGCCGTCTGGTCGCTGACCTGGGAGAGGAAATTCCCCCGGTCTCCGCTCTCGATCGTGCCGGGAGACAAGCTCCACATCTCGAGGAACCTTTGATTGAACTCCGTGACCTTCCGGTCCATGCTGGTGACCAGGATGCCCTCCTCGCTGGAATCGAAGGCGGCCTTTATCAGTGACAACGTCCTCTGCAATTTCACCTCGTTCTGCTTGGCCTCGGTCACATCCGTGCCGAAAAGGAGGACCTCCTCCACCACCTGCCTATCGTCCCGGATGAAACGGCAGGTCCAGGCGACCCAACGTTTCTCACCGTCCTTGGTCTTGAACGAGTGGGTGAAGGTCTCTCCCTTCCTCCGTTGGGCGAACATCGCCTGGAAGATGTGCCTCGGGTGTTCGTCCTGGCCCACCCGGGCCTTGTCCAGCCAGTCAACGAAGCTGCTTCCGACCAATTCGTTGCCCCATCCCAGTTGTCTGAGCCCATATGTGTTGACATAGGTCACCCGCATTTCCGGGTCGAGCTTTACCGCTATGGCATTGACCTCCTCGACCAGGTCGCTGTATCTCCTTTGGGTCAATGCCAGCGATCTCTCAGTGACATAGCTCCTGGCCAGATGAACAATGGCCTTCTGCAATTGCCCATACTGGACCGAGGGGTCGCCTCCTTTCTGAAGGTAGAAATCGGCCCCGCAGTTCAAGGCCTCGATGGCCACTTCTTCTCTGCCCCGACCGGTGAACAGGATGAAAGGAACATGCCCGAACTGGGAACGGAGCCGCTTAAGAAAATCGACGCCGCTGATCCCCGGCATCTGGTAATCGGAAACGACCACCTGATAATCGGTGGTGGACATAGCCTTTTCCGCTTCGTCCACCGAAGAGGCGGTGTCCATCTCTATCTCACCCGGGATCTGGACGAATTCCCTGCAGATGTCAAGGAGTAATGGTTCATCGTCGACATAGAGGACCTTGATCAAAATAGAACCCCGCCTGATGGTTTTTCAACACCCTCATGGTATTTAATCTACCCTTTCTGAATTTCATCAGGCCAGCATATATCGGGAACCGTTAGTGTTTGAGGAATGTACGACCTCAGAGGCAATAGGCCCGAGGTCATGGATAATTACAAATCGACGGCGTTGGCTTTACCGCTCGTCGTGCTCGAATTGCCATTCCGAAACCTTAACACGTTCGTGGGCCTGGTAAAGGAGAACAGACAAGAGGAGTTCCACGCGAACTTCGAACTGGCGGTGGGGGCGATGCGCGCTTCGATTCATGACACCGTGATCTCCTACCCGATTTTCATCAACGGTGAGGCTATCCCGGCCAGGCAGCTCTTCGAGGATCACAGCCCGATCGACGGGCACCTCATGGTTGGCCGTTTCCCGAAATGTGCGAAGGCGGACGTGGAAAGGGCGGTGAGTGCGGCCGAGAACGCTTTCGCCGAGTGGTCGTTGACACCATACCGGAAAAGGGCTGTGGTGTTCCAAAGGGCGGCCGTTCTCATGGCCAATGAGAGATACCGGTTCGCAGCCGCCCTGACCCTGGACAACGGCAAGAACCGGGACGAGGCCGTCGGGGAGGTGGATGAGGCGGTCGATTTCATGGAGTTCTACGCCCAGGCGATGGTGGAGAGTGAAGGATTCCGGGAGAAGAAGAACCCGCCCTATGAAGATGAGGTCCCGGTCAGCGTGATGCTCCCGTGCGGTGTGTTCGCCGTGGTGTGCCCGTTCAATTTCCCGCTGTCGATCAGTGTGGGCATGACCACCGGTGCCCTCATCACCGGAAACACCGTGGTGGTGAAACCGGCCTCGGTCGCGCCATTGGCCGTTTACCTGTTCTATGATCTGCTGGTGCGGGCCGGGCTTCCGGCCGGAGCGATGAACGTCGTGACCGGTTCCGGGGCCGAGGTGGGCGATCATCTGGTCAATCACCCGAAGATAGCAGGGATCGCTTTCACCGGCTCAAAGGAGGTGGGGTTCAGGTTGCTCCGCTCCAACCCACGTAGCTGGTCGATCCCAATCATCGCTGAGATGGGCGGGAAGAACGCTTGCATAGTCACCGACAACGCCGACCTGGACAAGGCGGTGGAGGGCGTGGTCCATTCCGCCTTTGGTTTCTCAGGACAGAAGTGCTCGGCCTGTTCCCGGGTCTATGTCCAGGACAACATCTACGACGGATTCTTGGTCAAACTGGTGTCGAGCACCAAGGCCCTCAAGGTGTGCGACCCCCGGTTGAGGGAGTGCGACCTCGGGCCGGTCATCCATTCAAAGGCGGTCTCTGACTATGAGAAATATCTGGCCATGGCCAGGAAGGACGGACAGGTCATGTGCGGTGGAAATGTGCTCAAGCCGGAGGGCAAGAGGGGGAACTACGTCGAGCCAACGGTGGTCACCGGCCTGCCGGAAGACCACTTCCTGGTACGGAACGAGCTCTTCGTGCCGATCCTGGTGGTGCAGAGGTTCAGGACGCTCCCGGATGCTTTGGCCATGGCCAACAGCGTAGAATACGGGCTGACCTCCGGCATCTATTCGAACGATACGGAGGAGGTCGAATTCTTCTTTAACCATATCCAGGCCGGTGTCGCCTATGCAAACCGACCAAGGGGGGCGACGACGGGGGCAATGGTGGGCGGGCAACCCTTCGGAGGATGGAAGGCCTCCAGTTCGACCGGGAAAGGGTCTGGGACAAAGGAGTATCTGCAACAATTCGTTCGACAACAGGCAAGGACCACAATGCTTTGAAGATGAGATGGTCCTCCTGACATCACTTTGGCAGATAATTATCCATTATTTTTAATATTTAATGTCAATGGATAAATATCCCAAGGGATGATATTGAACCATATGGCATTCGGTCTCGCCCTCGACCTCGGTACCAGCGGCTACCGGTCTCATTTGGTGGATCTATCGAACAAAGGAAGGATCGTGTCCACCACCATCACGATGAGGCATCCCCTTCCGGGTGCCAACATCATGGACCATCTTCATTTCTGGCTGGAGAATGGAAGCGATATCGGTCACCAGATAATCGCCGAGACCGTGGATAGGATGATCGAGGCCCATGGGACGGACCATCAAATAGACCGCATCGCCGTGTGCGGGAACCCAGCCCAGGTCTCGATGTTCCAGAACATCGAGGTCAGGGACCTGGCCTACGCAGGACACAATGCGTTGAAGCGGTTCAGGATCGACCCACCGGAGAGAAATGGATGCATCACCACCGCCGGGGAGGTCGGATTGAAGACGGTACGAGCCGAGGTGGAGGTGATCATCCCTCCATCCATCAGGCATGAGATCGGAGCGGATGCACTGGCCATGATAATCAAATCTGGCCTCCTGGAGAAGAACGAGACCTGCATGGTCACCGATTATGGGACCAACGCCGAGATGGGCCTTTACCATAATGGGGAGCTTTACACGGGTTCGGCCGCGGCCGGTCCTGCCATGGAGGGCCAGTCGATCAAGTTCGGTATGCTGGCATCGCCTGGAGCAATATCGGATTTCACCGCTGGACCCTATGGGATGTGGTATGACTATGTGCTTGATGCAGATCTTCACCCGCGCCGTTCGACCCTGATGGGGCTGCAGAACCAGGAGATAAGATTGCAGGATTACACCGCAGCCCGAGGGATCACAGGAACGGGAGTGGTCGGTGCCGTCGCGCTTGGGATCGAATGCGGCCTGATACGTCTCCCCAGGATCAGAACTCCGGACGGCGTCCTGCATTTCCAGAACAACATAACGTTCGGGCAGGACGATCTGACCGAGGCGGGGAAGGCAATGGGGGCCATCAGGGCCGGCCACAGGACGCTGATCGAAGAGGTCGGCATGGATGATAGTGAGATCAATGCCATGTACCTCGCCGGAGCTTCCGGTACCTACGTCGACCCGATCAAGGCACAGATGGTGGGAATGGTCCCCCAGATGGTGGGCAGGACCGTCCAGGTGGGCAACACCTCATTGATGATGGCGTATGATCTGGTCACGAACACGGAGACTCTTGATATGATGCGGTCGGTGGCGCATTCTATCGCATCCAAGCACATCATGTTCGCCACCTCCAAGACCTTCGAGACTCTCTACACCAACGAGCTGGCGTTCTGGACCGAAGGCATGGATCTCGATCTTTACAATCAGATCAACAAGGATAATGGTCTAAGACCGATACCGTCGATAGTCCTTCCCAAAGAGACCTCGAGGGTAGTGGCCGGGGACATCCCCGTCCTGGGAGACAGGGGGCTGAACGTCATCGAGAACATCGGGGTGTACCTCACCGGCAGCTTCCCAGGATGCAATGGTTGCGGAGGATGCCAAAAGGCTTGCCCTGAGAACGCCCTTCACCTCATCGACACCGGAGGAGATAGTCCCGACGTCCGGATCGCCACCGACATGTGCCTGGGGACCGCATGCAAGAAATGCCAGAGGGCCTGTCCCAAGAAGATCTACCGTTTCAATGGACTTAAGGCGGCCACGAGGAACTGAGGCCTTTCGGTCAGTACATTTTCGCAGCGGCCATCATCGTTTGACGGTCGCGGTTCATGATCATCTTACTATGCTCTAGCCTCGGATCTCTTCTATTTTTCTAGAGCTTTCGGCCATTGACTTCGCCTTGACCAGACAAAGATGGATACCGACCAGCGAACCGTTCCTGGACTCATGTCGAAGGTGGTGAGCATTGGCAGACTCGATGGTCTTTCGTTTGCCTTCCTCCGCCCCTTCCACTCCGGTATCTATGAAGAGACATCTGGAATAGTTCTCGAAAACCGCTTTCAGAATGTAATCCACGCCATATTCCTGGTTGTCATAATTCTCCAGGTTAAGTATCTTGGAGATATATTCCTCATGCCGATCGGCAACCCCTGGTATGGCGAACCAGGTCCCCGCGCACTTCTTCAGTTCCTTGGCGTACTCCTCTTGAGGCAGGAGCACGTCGACACAATCATCCCCTTCCAGCATGACGGTTGGAATGCCCAATTCTTTCTCGATGTTCTTTAGACATCTGCATTGGCCGAAACCCAGGAGCTCTGCGTCCACCTTCCCCTCCAATCCCTTCACCTTCTCCTCGATGGTGCACTTCAGTGCCTTAGGATCTGCATGCATGGCAAAGTCGAGATACTCTATATGCACTACGTCTGGATCATCTGCGATAAGCAGCTCGAACTCCTTCCGGAGCATGTCGCAGGCGATCACACCGATCCTCATGGTCTAGCTTCTGGTCAATTCGTTTTGTATGTGGTCCACCGCCGATGAAGGCACCGTCGGAGAACCGATGATCTCCATCCCATTCCCTTCCCAGCGCCGATCCCTTCGTATTGCGGGAAGGGACGGTCATTTGTGGAAAATGTTTACCATGAAAGTAGAGTCGTTTTCATGATATAAACATGGTTTCACGTCAGAGAATTGCCCGACATCGGCTATCAAAAGCCCAAATCCAATTCCATTTTCCGCCTCACGATCAAGAAATGATTCTTCGTCGATCATGCGGGATGATTGGAATCATGTTAAATCTCATCCGTATTAAGAGCCTTCATTCAAGGGCTAGAGGTCTGATGCTGCCATGTTGCTGACCAAGATCAAGATATCCTCACCGGACAATATCATCAGCCGTTTGTCCTCAGAAATGCAGGTCCAAGTCGATATCGTACGCTGCGGGGTAAATGGAACTGGAGGCCTGAGCGTTCTCAGGATCAGATCACAATCCGACACTGACTCTGAGGACATCAGGAAATGGTTCAGCGGAATCGAGGGTTGC contains:
- a CDS encoding aldehyde dehydrogenase family protein produces the protein MPFKSENTFLTMVNARDESHFHVRYERAVSNLECLKGETTDYPMFINGKTVRTEKYFDDLSPVDTSIVVGRFPKGTKEDVNAAVDAARKAAPKWRRMDLDSRLAIFKKTAEIMNSEKFELAAALTMDAGKNRYEAVAEVDEAVDFVRYYTDTMAEYNGFVEDTKPAYDDEFPISVMVPWGAFAVVAPFNFPMAITTGMTAAALITGNTVVLKPSSAAPMMPYLLYDVLWRAGLPPGVLNVVSGSGGEVGDALVRHPEINGIAFTGSKQVGYELISMNPKRYPIPVITEMGGKNPCIVSDKADLGQAIPGVIGSAYTYCGQKCSALSRVYVQEKVYKEFMKLLVNTVRSLKVADPRENDTVLGPLIHGEARQKFDEYVEIAQRDGGKVTGGKHVEDGDLGRGFYVEPTIVENLPEDHKLVKQELFVPILCVQKYRKFEDAVRMANDVEYGLTAGIYSRDHNELDHFFENIEAGVVYANRRRGATTGSMVGAQPFGGWKQSGSTGKNSGSPWYLTQYMKMQSRTLGK
- a CDS encoding PAS domain S-box protein translates to MIKVLYVDDEPLLLDICREFVQIPGEIEMDTASSVDEAEKAMSTTDYQVVVSDYQMPGISGVDFLKRLRSQFGHVPFILFTGRGREEVAIEALNCGADFYLQKGGDPSVQYGQLQKAIVHLARSYVTERSLALTQRRYSDLVEEVNAIAVKLDPEMRVTYVNTYGLRQLGWGNELVGSSFVDWLDKARVGQDEHPRHIFQAMFAQRRKGETFTHSFKTKDGEKRWVAWTCRFIRDDRQVVEEVLLFGTDVTEAKQNEVKLQRTLSLIKAAFDSSEEGILVTSMDRKVTEFNQRFLEMWSLSPGTIESGDRGNFLSQVSDQTAAPDKFVSFIEDVYAHPLDERRWTIEFSDGRKFEACSKPVMLGTEVVGRFWSFMDVTIQSLREMEFRIREENILGLLDNNKANMMILDPSKGDIIYANKAAIEFYGYGPDRLLEMRISDINTLDPRTVAESLHAAHSEKKQYFVFQHRLANGELRDVEVFSGPIEFEGRSLLFSLIHDISEMERAKRMVEKTELRHNRILNNLAIGILVSDESNKIVYANKTVQELLRRKPEEIVGLSTIDLVADEQKDLVRKNFAARLKGEKGRVEYRFKRGDGTFIWVQVTVVPLFDNGIYGGTIASVVDISEQRRDAEMIKASEKKFREIFNHMQDAVMIHEPNGMFLEVNDLACERFGYSREELLMMSPEDLDIPGEARDIPEKKWFLQERDSAIFETVHVAKDGRKIPSEINAIMIDHNDRPAMLVVCRDITERRNADSRLKRANEKLRILNSITRHDIMNQLMVLKGNLSLARSSADEPAMTDRLRRIERSTEIIDSQLQFAKDYQELGTVSPRWQNVAEIIQELPDLKDISEIDLDSRIETLQLYADPMLGKVFHNIMEDTVKYADRPVRVKIGFRMEGTSLVMVYEDHGPGIPAMDKEMIFEMGFGKGTGLGLHLCMEILSITDIRIKEAGEPGKGVMFEIEVPEGRFRFHQD
- a CDS encoding aldehyde dehydrogenase family protein; the protein is MYDLRGNRPEVMDNYKSTALALPLVVLELPFRNLNTFVGLVKENRQEEFHANFELAVGAMRASIHDTVISYPIFINGEAIPARQLFEDHSPIDGHLMVGRFPKCAKADVERAVSAAENAFAEWSLTPYRKRAVVFQRAAVLMANERYRFAAALTLDNGKNRDEAVGEVDEAVDFMEFYAQAMVESEGFREKKNPPYEDEVPVSVMLPCGVFAVVCPFNFPLSISVGMTTGALITGNTVVVKPASVAPLAVYLFYDLLVRAGLPAGAMNVVTGSGAEVGDHLVNHPKIAGIAFTGSKEVGFRLLRSNPRSWSIPIIAEMGGKNACIVTDNADLDKAVEGVVHSAFGFSGQKCSACSRVYVQDNIYDGFLVKLVSSTKALKVCDPRLRECDLGPVIHSKAVSDYEKYLAMARKDGQVMCGGNVLKPEGKRGNYVEPTVVTGLPEDHFLVRNELFVPILVVQRFRTLPDALAMANSVEYGLTSGIYSNDTEEVEFFFNHIQAGVAYANRPRGATTGAMVGGQPFGGWKASSSTGKGSGTKEYLQQFVRQQARTTML
- a CDS encoding methylamine methyltransferase corrinoid protein reductive activase, which codes for MAFGLALDLGTSGYRSHLVDLSNKGRIVSTTITMRHPLPGANIMDHLHFWLENGSDIGHQIIAETVDRMIEAHGTDHQIDRIAVCGNPAQVSMFQNIEVRDLAYAGHNALKRFRIDPPERNGCITTAGEVGLKTVRAEVEVIIPPSIRHEIGADALAMIIKSGLLEKNETCMVTDYGTNAEMGLYHNGELYTGSAAAGPAMEGQSIKFGMLASPGAISDFTAGPYGMWYDYVLDADLHPRRSTLMGLQNQEIRLQDYTAARGITGTGVVGAVALGIECGLIRLPRIRTPDGVLHFQNNITFGQDDLTEAGKAMGAIRAGHRTLIEEVGMDDSEINAMYLAGASGTYVDPIKAQMVGMVPQMVGRTVQVGNTSLMMAYDLVTNTETLDMMRSVAHSIASKHIMFATSKTFETLYTNELAFWTEGMDLDLYNQINKDNGLRPIPSIVLPKETSRVVAGDIPVLGDRGLNVIENIGVYLTGSFPGCNGCGGCQKACPENALHLIDTGGDSPDVRIATDMCLGTACKKCQRACPKKIYRFNGLKAATRN
- a CDS encoding DUF1638 domain-containing protein — its product is MRIGVIACDMLRKEFELLIADDPDVVHIEYLDFAMHADPKALKCTIEEKVKGLEGKVDAELLGFGQCRCLKNIEKELGIPTVMLEGDDCVDVLLPQEEYAKELKKCAGTWFAIPGVADRHEEYISKILNLENYDNQEYGVDYILKAVFENYSRCLFIDTGVEGAEEGKRKTIESANAHHLRHESRNGSLVGIHLCLVKAKSMAESSRKIEEIRG